Proteins encoded by one window of Mesorhizobium sp. INR15:
- a CDS encoding carbohydrate ABC transporter permease: MHTRNATAYRFLTPYLLVFAVFWVWPIISSFLISFQATRTVPWHYQPGFNWGRLIGDPAFYNALKNTLLILVIQVPVMIALAMVMAVLLNSPLLKARGLYRFAFFAPVVVGEVAYSAVFRLMFSLDFGIINKLLNSIGLPKIDWFSNVTPAMALIMVAVTWRWAGYNAIILLAGMQSIPEDVYEAATLDRVSKLRQFFFITLPLLKPVIVFCLVLSIIGTMQLFTEPFLITERGGPGGGTETLGLLLYRQGFRSLNFGYASAIAYTMAGLAIAITLVQLWLTREPE; the protein is encoded by the coding sequence ATGCACACTCGCAATGCCACGGCCTATCGCTTCCTCACGCCTTATCTGCTGGTTTTCGCCGTCTTCTGGGTCTGGCCAATCATCAGCTCGTTCCTGATCTCGTTCCAGGCGACGCGCACCGTGCCGTGGCACTACCAGCCCGGCTTCAACTGGGGCCGGCTGATCGGCGATCCGGCTTTCTACAACGCGCTGAAGAACACGCTGCTCATCCTGGTCATCCAGGTACCGGTGATGATCGCGCTGGCCATGGTGATGGCGGTGCTCTTGAATTCTCCGCTGCTTAAGGCGCGAGGCCTGTATCGCTTTGCTTTTTTTGCCCCGGTGGTGGTTGGCGAGGTCGCCTATTCCGCGGTTTTCCGCCTGATGTTCAGCCTCGATTTCGGCATCATCAACAAGCTGTTGAATAGCATCGGCTTGCCCAAGATCGATTGGTTTTCCAACGTCACCCCGGCGATGGCGCTGATCATGGTCGCGGTCACCTGGCGCTGGGCCGGCTACAACGCCATCATCCTGTTGGCCGGCATGCAGTCCATTCCCGAGGATGTCTATGAGGCCGCGACACTCGACCGTGTCAGCAAGCTCAGGCAGTTCTTCTTCATCACGCTGCCGCTGCTGAAGCCGGTCATCGTGTTCTGCCTCGTGCTGTCGATCATCGGCACCATGCAATTGTTCACCGAGCCCTTCCTGATCACCGAGCGGGGCGGACCAGGCGGCGGCACCGAAACACTCGGCCTGCTGCTTTACCGCCAGGGCTTCCGGTCGCTCAACTTCGGCTACGCCTCGGCCATCGCCTACACCATGGCCGGTCTCGCGATCGCCATCACGCTGGTGCAACTGTGGCTGACGAGGGAACCCGAATGA